In Bacillus sp. E(2018), a single window of DNA contains:
- the tatC gene encoding twin-arginine translocase subunit TatC, whose product MTSEKNMSLYGHIGELRKRIMWAILAFFVFLIAGFFLAKPVIVYLQSDPIAKNIQMNAFHLTDPLNVYMTFAFFIGLVLSAPVVLYQLWAFISPGLYENERKVTLMYIPIAFVLFLTGLAFSYFILFPFVVSFMGNVAVALSVEGEYGIQEYFSFLFNITLPFGLLFQFPVLIMFLTRLGIVTPDFLKSIRKVAYFGILVVAGLITPPELLSHLMVTFPLILLYEISIIISKAAYKKRMKAEVEALVKEREAQAEAMYHD is encoded by the coding sequence ATGACCTCTGAAAAAAATATGTCGCTATACGGTCACATTGGCGAATTACGAAAGCGCATCATGTGGGCGATTCTAGCTTTCTTCGTATTCTTGATCGCTGGATTTTTCTTAGCCAAGCCCGTAATCGTATATCTGCAAAGTGATCCAATCGCAAAGAACATTCAGATGAACGCTTTTCATCTAACCGATCCACTGAATGTGTACATGACGTTTGCCTTCTTCATCGGCCTCGTCCTATCCGCACCAGTGGTGTTGTATCAACTTTGGGCCTTCATCAGCCCGGGGCTTTATGAGAACGAACGAAAAGTAACGCTCATGTACATCCCGATCGCATTCGTGCTCTTCTTAACGGGACTCGCATTTTCGTACTTTATTCTGTTTCCGTTCGTTGTCAGCTTTATGGGAAATGTCGCTGTGGCACTTAGTGTAGAAGGTGAATACGGAATTCAGGAATACTTCTCATTCCTATTCAACATCACACTGCCATTCGGACTGTTGTTTCAGTTCCCAGTCTTGATCATGTTTTTGACTCGACTTGGAATCGTAACACCTGATTTCCTTAAAAGCATTCGAAAAGTAGCTTACTTTGGGATTTTAGTTGTAGCTGGATTGATTACACCGCCAGAACTGCTGTCTCACTTGATGGTTACGTTCCCTCTTATCCTGTTATACGAAATCAGCATCATCATTTCGAAGGCAGCTTATAAAAAACGAATGAAAGCCGAAGTCGAAGCACTCGTCAAAGAACGAGAAGCCCAGGCAGAAGCTATGTATCATGATTAA